In the Thermosipho japonicus genome, one interval contains:
- a CDS encoding CBS domain-containing protein yields the protein MDLFDKVKHIFSDMRVSEFMNSDVIYVLPNRTIAQVKEILRLKRISGVPVVNYKKRVVGIISIEDIIKCLEANSLNALVEEKMTKNVVVVNVNDTLRDVMELFEKYGYGRFPVVDDEHRLVGIVTKNDILKSVAMKLGIMYLHDERRERALQNSEKSLILGMDLKKEESDFYFKINYYDINQIGIGAASLKKFLLSKGVDEKLVRKIAISVYEAEANVVIHSGSDGEIYCFLKDDSIVVRIEDKGKGIENLDLAMKEGFSTAPDHVRELGFGAGMGLPNMKRYSDKLVILSEKDKGVIVEMVFFKS from the coding sequence ATGGATTTATTTGACAAAGTAAAACATATATTTTCGGATATGAGAGTTTCAGAATTTATGAATAGTGATGTTATTTATGTATTGCCAAACAGAACTATTGCACAGGTCAAGGAAATTCTAAGACTCAAAAGAATTTCCGGTGTGCCAGTTGTTAATTACAAAAAGAGAGTTGTTGGAATAATAAGTATTGAAGATATAATAAAATGTCTTGAAGCAAATAGTTTAAATGCACTTGTAGAAGAAAAAATGACAAAAAACGTTGTGGTTGTAAATGTTAACGATACTCTTAGGGATGTAATGGAACTATTTGAAAAGTATGGATATGGAAGATTTCCGGTGGTAGATGATGAGCACAGATTGGTAGGAATAGTTACAAAAAATGATATATTAAAGAGTGTTGCAATGAAACTAGGGATAATGTACCTTCATGATGAAAGACGCGAAAGGGCGCTTCAAAATTCAGAAAAATCTCTAATTTTGGGAATGGACTTAAAAAAAGAAGAGAGCGATTTTTATTTTAAGATAAATTATTATGATATAAATCAGATAGGAATAGGTGCTGCAAGCTTGAAGAAGTTTTTACTTTCTAAAGGTGTAGATGAAAAACTCGTTAGAAAAATTGCTATTAGTGTTTATGAGGCTGAAGCAAATGTAGTAATTCATAGTGGAAGTGATGGAGAAATATATTGTTTTTTAAAAGATGATAGTATTGTGGTAAGGATTGAGGATAAGGGAAAAGGTATAGAAAACCTTGATCTTGCCATGAAGGAAGGTTTTTCTACAGCACCGGATCATGTTAGAGAATTAGGTTTTGGAGCAGGAATGGGGCTTCCAAATATGAAAAGATACTCTGACAAATTGGTTATACTTTCTGAGAAAGATAAAGGTGTTATAGTCGAAATGGTATTTTTTAAATCTTAA
- the hflC gene encoding protease modulator HflC: MKAKIITISVILLIAIIFLTLSMFVVDQTQQAVVLRFGQIVNTYSTPGIHFRTPFVDNVVKFEKRILLYDIEPEKIITLDKKTLIVDTYALWKIVDAKKFIETMKTIGLAESRIDDIVYSNIRNVFAKHSFDEIISDKRESFLKEVTTLSRADLENFGIEIVDVRVKHADLPSENVSAVYERMKAERYSIAAQIRAEGQKEAQKIRAEADKNVTVILAQAQSQAEKIRGDGEASATRIYALAYQTNPEFFELWRSLSAYDTILNNGTVIFGKDLEIFKYIFEVK; this comes from the coding sequence ATGAAAGCCAAAATAATAACGATATCAGTAATTTTACTAATCGCTATTATATTTTTAACACTTTCAATGTTTGTTGTTGATCAAACTCAACAGGCTGTAGTCTTAAGGTTTGGACAGATAGTAAATACATATTCAACGCCAGGCATACATTTTAGAACTCCGTTTGTAGATAACGTTGTAAAGTTTGAAAAAAGAATACTTCTATATGATATCGAGCCGGAAAAAATTATCACGTTAGATAAAAAGACATTGATAGTTGATACATATGCTCTATGGAAAATAGTCGATGCAAAGAAATTTATTGAGACAATGAAAACAATTGGTCTTGCTGAATCAAGGATAGATGATATAGTATACTCGAATATCAGAAATGTCTTTGCAAAACACTCTTTTGATGAGATTATATCAGACAAAAGAGAAAGTTTTTTGAAAGAGGTAACAACTCTTTCAAGAGCTGATCTTGAAAACTTTGGAATAGAAATAGTAGATGTTAGGGTAAAACATGCAGATTTACCATCTGAGAATGTAAGTGCAGTATATGAGAGAATGAAAGCGGAAAGATATAGTATAGCAGCACAAATCAGAGCAGAAGGTCAAAAAGAAGCACAAAAAATAAGGGCTGAAGCTGATAAAAATGTTACCGTTATATTGGCACAGGCGCAAAGTCAAGCAGAAAAAATTAGAGGAGATGGGGAGGCAAGCGCTACTAGAATTTATGCACTTGCATATCAGACTAACCCAGAATTTTTTGAACTTTGGAGAAGTTTAAGTGCATATGATACAATACTAAACAATGGAACGGTGATTTTTGGAAAAGATCTAGAGATATTTAAGTATATTTTTGAGGTAAAATAA
- the hflK gene encoding FtsH protease activity modulator HflK: MWKKLIGWLVLVIIILIYLSTGIYQVGPSEVALIKTFGKYTHSTGPGMHFHLPYPFQSHVIVDVETIRKEEIGFRTIESYGKISYRTVNEEALMLTGDGNIISVEAAVQYRIKDPVKFAFNVINGKELVRFTTESVLRERIAVRTIDDVLTVERDKIALETAEKVQEILDSYDSGILINKVYLQEVAPPDQVVAAFDDVNNAKQDKERFINEATKYANDVIPKAQGQAEKILREAEAYAQKKILEAQGETQRFLSVLKEYEIAPEITKKRLILEKLQSVFSSTKNIFVLDDSGTIKLLNVNDLIGGDTK; encoded by the coding sequence ATGTGGAAGAAATTAATTGGTTGGCTTGTTCTAGTAATTATCATTTTAATTTATTTGTCAACAGGTATTTATCAAGTTGGCCCATCTGAAGTTGCACTTATTAAAACTTTTGGAAAATATACACATTCGACAGGTCCTGGTATGCATTTTCATCTTCCCTATCCATTCCAGTCTCACGTAATAGTAGATGTTGAGACTATTAGAAAGGAAGAGATAGGTTTTAGAACTATTGAAAGCTATGGAAAAATTTCATACAGAACTGTAAATGAAGAAGCGCTAATGTTAACAGGCGATGGAAATATCATTAGTGTTGAAGCAGCAGTTCAGTATAGAATAAAGGATCCTGTAAAATTTGCGTTTAATGTTATAAATGGAAAAGAGCTAGTAAGGTTTACAACAGAGTCTGTTTTAAGGGAAAGAATTGCAGTAAGAACTATTGACGATGTTTTAACTGTTGAGAGGGATAAAATAGCTCTTGAGACTGCAGAGAAAGTTCAGGAGATATTAGATAGCTACGATTCGGGTATACTAATTAACAAGGTATATTTGCAAGAGGTTGCACCACCTGATCAGGTTGTTGCTGCATTTGATGATGTAAACAATGCAAAGCAAGATAAGGAAAGGTTTATAAATGAGGCGACAAAGTATGCAAACGATGTTATTCCAAAAGCCCAAGGTCAAGCGGAAAAGATTTTGAGAGAAGCCGAAGCTTATGCTCAAAAGAAGATACTTGAAGCCCAAGGTGAAACACAGAGATTTTTAAGCGTTTTAAAAGAATATGAAATAGCACCTGAAATAACCAAAAAAAGATTGATTCTTGAGAAATTACAATCGGTATTTTCAAGTACAAAAAATATTTTTGTTCTTGATGATAGTGGTACAATAAAACTCTTGAATGTTAACGATTTGATTGGTGGTGATACAAAATGA
- a CDS encoding rubrerythrin family protein, with product MREMTKQFLEAAFAGESMAHMKYLIFAEEAEKKGLIKLSKLFKAIAYAEYVHAKNHFKVLKKLSDDMKDNVQSCIDGETFEIEEMYPVYKNAAEFQDEKDAVRSTHFALEAEKIHADMYKKAKELVEKGEDYPAEKIYICPVCGYTVEDEAPEKCPVCGAPKDKFVEF from the coding sequence ATGCGTGAAATGACAAAACAATTTTTAGAAGCAGCTTTTGCTGGAGAATCTATGGCGCATATGAAATATTTAATATTTGCAGAAGAGGCAGAAAAAAAGGGGCTTATAAAACTTTCAAAGCTTTTTAAAGCAATTGCATATGCAGAGTATGTTCATGCAAAGAATCATTTTAAAGTTTTGAAAAAACTTTCTGATGATATGAAGGATAATGTTCAAAGTTGTATTGATGGAGAAACTTTTGAAATTGAAGAAATGTATCCAGTCTATAAAAATGCTGCAGAATTTCAAGATGAAAAAGATGCCGTTAGAAGTACGCACTTTGCATTGGAGGCAGAAAAAATACATGCGGATATGTACAAAAAAGCAAAAGAATTAGTTGAAAAAGGTGAGGATTATCCAGCAGAAAAAATTTATATCTGTCCAGTTTGTGGATATACAGTAGAAGATGAAGCACCAGAAAAATGTCCTGTATGTGGTGCCCCAAAAGATAAATTTGTTGAATTTTAA
- the glyS gene encoding glycine--tRNA ligase subunit beta, with translation MAEYIFEIGVEELPTTEVENILVQLNEKISKLLDDEGLSYGALKVFYAPRRFGFYIKDLDEKQGDKIVQKRGPSVNIAYDENKQPTRALEGFLKSNGASLEDVVIKDNYVYIEKKIEGKSSDVILKENIPSIISKLSFRKPMRWGNGTYSFVRIPHWILSLYNGKVLDFEIFDLKADNKTFGHRFVKDESIETSGIDDYFKKLKDTNVIALHDERKKVVEDILSNYSVLKDEDLIDEVVTLCEYPQVVEGSFSKEYLKLPEELITTTIKHHQRSFTVYEGEKITNKFLSFIDSPTGDIDVIKKGYEKVVNARLEDARYYYEKDLKIPLEKFNESLKDIIFQKDLGTLMDKVERIEKISEKLCDDLSVGYSDKVRILRIAHLCKADIASNVVYEFPELQGTMGRIYALKDGEDYKVAIGIEEHYKDVPESLTGAVVAIADRIDTIVGNFLVGNIPTGSKDPFGLRKKTDTIFEIIVKYSLNIDLENLSKFTASLLSKDIPNELVEFFETRYELFNQNTRYDIARAVKRFWKKPLYGRLVAESLINIVDQEEFQHLLTGFERVHNISSKFDSYEFDSTKFLDDAEKELFNKYIEQKPKILEAIDNLNIDIALKYLIELRPYIDNYFDNVFVMTKQDDIRMNRLAFLKNLDKLFLKLGDLNLIEKK, from the coding sequence ATGGCAGAATACATCTTTGAAATAGGTGTTGAAGAACTCCCAACCACAGAAGTTGAGAACATATTGGTTCAATTGAATGAAAAGATTTCAAAACTTTTGGATGATGAAGGCTTATCATATGGTGCGTTGAAAGTTTTTTATGCTCCAAGACGATTTGGATTTTATATAAAAGATCTCGATGAAAAACAAGGTGATAAAATTGTTCAAAAGAGGGGGCCTTCTGTAAATATTGCATATGATGAAAACAAGCAGCCTACAAGAGCGCTTGAAGGCTTTTTAAAATCAAATGGGGCTTCATTGGAAGATGTTGTAATAAAAGATAACTATGTATATATAGAAAAAAAGATAGAAGGAAAAAGTTCAGACGTTATTTTGAAAGAAAATATTCCAAGTATTATTTCAAAATTAAGTTTTAGAAAACCGATGAGATGGGGTAATGGAACTTATTCTTTTGTTAGAATCCCTCACTGGATTTTGTCGTTATATAACGGAAAAGTTTTGGATTTTGAAATTTTTGATTTAAAGGCTGATAACAAGACGTTTGGTCATAGATTTGTTAAAGACGAATCTATAGAGACATCTGGAATAGATGATTATTTTAAAAAGCTCAAAGATACAAATGTTATTGCTCTGCATGATGAGAGAAAAAAAGTGGTAGAAGATATTCTTTCAAATTACAGTGTTTTAAAAGATGAAGATTTAATAGATGAAGTAGTAACACTTTGTGAATATCCTCAAGTAGTTGAGGGAAGTTTTTCTAAAGAGTATTTAAAATTGCCTGAGGAATTAATTACAACAACTATTAAACATCACCAAAGATCATTTACAGTATATGAAGGTGAAAAGATAACCAATAAATTTCTTTCATTTATTGACTCACCAACTGGTGATATAGATGTTATAAAGAAAGGTTACGAGAAAGTTGTAAATGCAAGATTGGAAGATGCAAGGTATTACTATGAAAAAGATTTGAAAATACCATTGGAGAAATTTAACGAATCTTTAAAGGATATAATTTTCCAGAAGGATCTTGGAACTTTAATGGATAAAGTTGAAAGAATTGAAAAAATTTCAGAAAAGTTGTGTGATGATTTAAGTGTTGGATATTCAGATAAGGTAAGGATTTTAAGAATAGCACATCTTTGTAAGGCAGATATTGCATCAAATGTTGTGTATGAATTTCCTGAGCTTCAAGGGACGATGGGAAGAATATATGCACTAAAAGATGGAGAAGATTATAAAGTTGCAATTGGAATCGAAGAGCACTATAAAGATGTTCCAGAAAGTTTAACAGGTGCAGTTGTTGCAATAGCAGATAGAATTGATACTATTGTTGGAAACTTTTTAGTAGGAAATATTCCAACTGGTTCAAAAGATCCATTTGGACTTAGGAAAAAAACCGATACCATATTTGAGATTATAGTCAAATATAGTCTCAATATTGACCTTGAAAATCTTTCAAAATTTACTGCAAGTTTGTTGTCAAAAGATATTCCAAATGAACTTGTTGAATTTTTTGAAACAAGGTATGAGTTATTTAATCAAAATACAAGGTACGATATAGCAAGAGCGGTAAAAAGATTTTGGAAAAAACCATTATATGGAAGACTTGTAGCAGAGTCATTGATTAACATTGTAGATCAAGAAGAATTTCAACACCTTCTAACTGGATTTGAACGTGTCCATAACATTTCTAGCAAATTTGATTCATATGAATTTGATAGTACCAAGTTCCTAGATGATGCAGAAAAAGAGTTATTTAATAAGTACATAGAGCAAAAGCCAAAGATACTTGAGGCAATAGATAATCTAAACATTGATATAGCATTAAAGTACTTGATTGAATTAAGACCATATATAGATAATTACTTCGATAATGTTTTTGTTATGACAAAGCAAGATGATATTAGAATGAATAGACTTGCATTTTTAAAGAATTTGGACAAACTCTTTTTAAAACTTGGAGATTTGAATCTAATAGAGAAAAAATGA
- a CDS encoding glycine--tRNA ligase subunit alpha, with protein sequence MYLQDVIKKLDEFWAQNGCFIDLPYDMEMGAGTFHTSTFFGVLRNRDWKVAFVQPSRRPTDGRYGENPNRMQRFLQYQVIIKPNPENSQELYLKSLEALGINPREHDIRFVEDNWESPTLGAWGVGWEVWLDGMEITQFTYFQQVGGISLKKIPLEITYGLERIAMYLQGVDNVYDVMWNKDVKYGELFLENEKQFSVYNFEMADVEKLFKLYELYREEFNRLIENNLFLPAYEQLIKCSHTFNLLDARNAISVAQRQNYIRDIRSMAMQCAKRFLEFEEGEN encoded by the coding sequence GTGTATTTGCAAGATGTGATAAAAAAATTAGATGAGTTTTGGGCTCAAAATGGCTGTTTTATAGACCTGCCATATGATATGGAAATGGGTGCAGGAACATTCCATACATCAACCTTTTTTGGAGTCTTAAGAAACAGAGATTGGAAAGTTGCATTTGTTCAACCAAGTAGAAGGCCAACAGATGGAAGGTATGGGGAAAATCCAAATAGAATGCAAAGATTTTTACAGTATCAGGTAATTATAAAACCAAACCCTGAAAATTCTCAGGAACTTTATTTAAAATCACTAGAAGCATTGGGAATTAATCCTAGAGAGCATGATATAAGATTTGTTGAAGATAACTGGGAATCACCTACACTTGGTGCGTGGGGTGTTGGTTGGGAAGTGTGGCTCGATGGAATGGAAATTACGCAATTTACTTATTTTCAACAGGTTGGAGGCATATCTTTGAAAAAGATACCGCTTGAAATTACATACGGTTTAGAGAGAATAGCCATGTATCTTCAAGGCGTAGATAATGTTTATGATGTTATGTGGAATAAGGATGTGAAATATGGAGAGCTCTTTTTAGAAAACGAAAAACAATTTTCAGTATATAACTTTGAAATGGCCGATGTTGAAAAGTTATTTAAATTATACGAATTATACAGGGAAGAGTTTAATAGATTAATAGAGAATAATCTATTTCTTCCAGCATATGAGCAATTAATCAAGTGTTCTCACACCTTTAACCTTCTTGATGCAAGGAATGCAATTAGTGTTGCACAGAGACAGAATTATATAAGAGATATAAGAAGTATGGCTATGCAATGTGCAAAAAGATTTTTAGAATTTGAGGAAGGTGAAAATTAA
- the rodA gene encoding rod shape-determining protein RodA has product MKENKKFDFIILISVIFLIVFGLLNLYSVSKYLVVKQFFWDLLAIGAAIFVYFLKENLIKKLVIPLYIISVVLLAAVLIFGTRVYGSVRWFRFFGLSFQPSELSKLSLILMLSIIFVKKDLRSFFFSIFVLVVPVFLILREPDLGMSVLHIFVWFTMLLFSGISFKYILLIVGSGVGAIPIIYFFFLKDYQRARILSFLNPEKYAQGAAYNVIMSKNAVGSGGLLGRGYLISPAVNGNYVPKMETDFIFSAIGEQFGFLGSILVLAAYLVIIIRVFSKMKDFKDNFWRLVSVGIISAFTFHVFENIGMNIGIMPVTGIPLPFLSYGGTSTFIFGIMIGFLLKSLALVDKSRKVIL; this is encoded by the coding sequence ATGAAAGAGAACAAAAAATTTGATTTTATAATTTTAATTTCGGTTATTTTTTTAATTGTTTTTGGACTTTTGAATTTATATAGTGTATCTAAATATTTGGTTGTTAAACAATTTTTCTGGGACTTGCTGGCAATAGGTGCAGCAATTTTTGTTTATTTTCTTAAAGAAAATTTGATTAAAAAATTAGTGATACCTTTATATATAATTTCTGTAGTTTTACTGGCCGCTGTGTTGATTTTTGGAACTAGGGTATATGGTTCTGTAAGATGGTTTAGATTTTTTGGACTTTCTTTTCAACCTTCAGAACTTTCAAAATTATCGTTAATACTTATGTTATCAATTATCTTTGTAAAAAAAGATTTAAGATCGTTTTTTTTCTCTATCTTTGTTTTGGTAGTTCCAGTATTTTTGATATTAAGGGAACCCGATTTAGGAATGTCAGTGTTACATATCTTTGTATGGTTTACAATGCTTTTGTTTTCAGGAATATCGTTTAAGTATATTCTACTCATAGTTGGAAGTGGAGTAGGTGCTATTCCGATAATATACTTTTTCTTTTTGAAAGACTATCAGCGAGCAAGAATATTATCGTTTTTAAACCCAGAAAAATACGCACAAGGAGCTGCCTACAATGTTATAATGTCGAAAAATGCAGTTGGTTCTGGCGGACTTCTTGGGAGAGGGTATTTAATTTCTCCGGCTGTAAATGGTAATTATGTTCCAAAAATGGAAACAGATTTTATTTTTTCAGCAATTGGTGAGCAATTTGGATTTTTAGGAAGTATACTTGTTCTTGCAGCATATCTAGTTATTATAATTAGAGTATTTAGTAAGATGAAAGATTTTAAAGATAATTTTTGGAGACTTGTCTCTGTAGGTATTATATCAGCATTTACATTTCATGTTTTTGAAAATATTGGAATGAATATAGGTATAATGCCAGTAACTGGAATTCCACTTCCATTTTTAAGCTATGGTGGAACATCGACATTTATATTTGGGATTATGATTGGTTTTCTTTTAAAGTCTTTAGCACTTGTCGATAAATCAAGGAAGGTGATTTTATGA
- the rpsF gene encoding 30S ribosomal protein S6: protein MRIYETMFIIKPDIAEEEREKLANGVVEFLKEKLNAQIDNVDRWGIRKTAYPLKKYNEADYTVVYFRADGEKLNELEMYFKVRPEFLRWQTFRRFDLEKKERKAAKKEETVENTEKVEE from the coding sequence ATGAGAATATACGAAACAATGTTTATCATCAAACCAGATATTGCAGAAGAAGAAAGAGAAAAGCTTGCAAACGGTGTTGTAGAATTTTTGAAGGAAAAGTTAAACGCACAAATTGACAATGTAGACAGATGGGGAATAAGAAAAACAGCATATCCACTTAAGAAATACAACGAAGCAGATTATACAGTGGTATACTTCAGAGCAGACGGAGAAAAACTTAATGAGCTTGAGATGTATTTCAAAGTCAGACCAGAATTTTTAAGATGGCAGACATTCAGAAGATTCGACCTAGAAAAGAAAGAAAGAAAAGCAGCAAAAAAAGAGGAGACGGTTGAAAATACCGAGAAGGTGGAAGAGTGA
- a CDS encoding single-stranded DNA-binding protein, with translation MNYNKVVLVGRLTRDPEVKQTINGTIVATFTIAVNRSNKRGNDEVDFIRIVTFSRLAEFVQNYLTKGRLVLVEGKLRINRWQTSDGQNRTTPEIWADQVTFMDKKDDVPIVPEAENEIEYDELFDNNDNDEPPF, from the coding sequence GTGAACTATAATAAGGTCGTCCTGGTTGGGCGACTGACGAGAGATCCAGAAGTCAAGCAAACAATAAACGGAACAATAGTTGCAACATTTACAATAGCAGTAAACAGAAGTAACAAGAGGGGCAATGATGAAGTAGATTTTATAAGGATAGTTACATTTAGCAGATTAGCGGAATTTGTTCAAAATTACTTGACCAAAGGTAGACTAGTCCTCGTTGAAGGAAAACTAAGAATAAATAGATGGCAGACAAGCGACGGACAAAATAGGACTACACCTGAAATTTGGGCGGATCAAGTTACGTTTATGGACAAAAAAGATGATGTTCCAATAGTACCGGAAGCTGAGAATGAAATCGAATATGACGAGTTGTTTGATAACAATGATAATGATGAACCACCGTTTTGA
- the rpsR gene encoding 30S ribosomal protein S18 has product MRYRRKRKPKVCKLCQSKVEYVDYKDVKLLREFLTEKEKIIPRRITGNCAKHQRMVKIAIKRARQMALLPYVKY; this is encoded by the coding sequence ATGAGATATAGAAGAAAGAGGAAACCAAAAGTATGTAAGTTGTGCCAATCAAAGGTAGAATATGTTGACTACAAAGATGTCAAGCTTCTAAGAGAATTTTTAACAGAAAAAGAAAAGATAATCCCAAGAAGAATTACCGGAAATTGTGCAAAGCACCAAAGAATGGTTAAAATAGCAATTAAGAGAGCAAGGCAAATGGCACTTTTACCCTATGTAAAGTATTGA
- the rpmG gene encoding 50S ribosomal protein L33: MRIQVALKCSECGNKNYYTTREKNKKEKLELRKYCPKCNKHTKHVETKA, from the coding sequence ATGAGAATACAAGTTGCTTTGAAATGCTCCGAATGTGGAAATAAAAATTACTATACGACTCGCGAAAAAAACAAGAAGGAAAAATTAGAACTTAGAAAATATTGTCCAAAATGTAATAAACACACGAAACATGTAGAAACTAAAGCATAA
- the secE gene encoding preprotein translocase subunit SecE has product MEKLRKFFREVKTEIKKTHWPNKKELWGATGVVLVILLVTGVYFFTLDLIFSGALSALFKLF; this is encoded by the coding sequence ATGGAAAAATTAAGAAAATTTTTTAGAGAAGTAAAGACTGAAATTAAAAAGACGCATTGGCCAAATAAAAAAGAGCTTTGGGGAGCAACTGGTGTTGTTCTTGTTATTTTGTTGGTTACCGGAGTTTACTTCTTTACTCTTGACTTGATCTTCTCAGGCGCATTGAGTGCTCTATTTAAGCTTTTTTAA
- a CDS encoding transcription termination/antitermination NusG family protein → MKKRWYILQTLAGYEATAKENLEAKIKAQGLEHVISRVLLPEEVVIDASSKSSERHIVSLNAKILVSNGTLVKKGDVLAEEPAIRVRRDGIVTDVRNAKKVVIETEDKKFTKTYVIPQKNKPITGLKIGGHVKQGMPLSSDEEIICEIDGKIIQTENMKRIVVRNSISEIDVYVVPNETFVSTIKKGTQVKTGQILAEPKKVTAKSSGRIEIIDFPTKKEIKVQKVKVRKLFPGYLFVEMIMNDEFWHFVRTVPGIIDFVSSGGRPIPIDDKEAKVLLRLAGAEESPQVEKEKEIKIEFDFEVGDSVKIVSGPFEGFVGSVKEINPEHNELKVSVTIFGRETPVTVHTSEVEKV, encoded by the coding sequence ATGAAAAAAAGATGGTATATTTTACAAACATTGGCGGGGTATGAAGCTACCGCCAAGGAGAATTTGGAAGCAAAAATAAAAGCTCAAGGACTTGAGCACGTTATTTCTAGGGTACTCTTACCCGAAGAAGTTGTTATTGATGCCTCTTCAAAATCATCTGAAAGACACATCGTCTCTTTAAATGCTAAAATTCTCGTATCAAATGGTACTTTAGTTAAAAAAGGTGATGTTTTAGCTGAAGAGCCAGCTATAAGGGTAAGAAGAGATGGCATTGTAACTGATGTAAGAAATGCCAAAAAGGTTGTTATAGAAACAGAAGATAAGAAATTTACAAAAACATATGTTATTCCTCAGAAAAACAAACCAATTACGGGACTTAAAATTGGTGGACATGTAAAGCAAGGAATGCCACTTTCTAGTGATGAAGAAATTATTTGTGAAATAGATGGAAAAATTATTCAAACCGAAAATATGAAAAGAATTGTTGTAAGAAATTCTATTAGTGAAATAGATGTATATGTTGTTCCAAATGAAACTTTTGTCTCTACAATTAAGAAAGGAACGCAGGTAAAAACTGGTCAGATATTAGCTGAGCCAAAAAAGGTTACCGCAAAAAGTTCTGGGAGAATTGAAATTATAGATTTTCCAACAAAAAAAGAAATAAAGGTTCAAAAAGTAAAGGTTAGAAAGCTTTTCCCTGGTTATCTCTTTGTTGAAATGATCATGAATGACGAGTTTTGGCATTTTGTTAGAACCGTTCCTGGAATTATAGATTTTGTTTCTTCTGGTGGTAGACCAATTCCAATTGATGATAAAGAAGCAAAAGTTCTACTAAGACTTGCTGGCGCTGAAGAAAGTCCACAGGTAGAAAAAGAAAAAGAAATAAAGATTGAGTTCGATTTTGAAGTTGGAGATTCTGTAAAAATTGTTTCAGGTCCATTTGAAGGTTTTGTTGGAAGTGTCAAAGAAATTAATCCGGAGCATAACGAATTGAAAGTTTCTGTTACCATTTTTGGTAGAGAAACGCCAGTCACTGTTCATACCAGTGAAGTTGAAAAAGTTTGA
- the rplK gene encoding 50S ribosomal protein L11 yields the protein MAKKVVAQVRLQLEAGKATPAPPVGPALGQRGVNLMEFCKKFNAATADKAGMIIPVIITVYEDRSFTFITKTPPASFLLKKAAKVNSGSQEPKRKMVGKVTRDQIKEIAEIKMKDLNANDIEAAMKIIEGTAKSMGIEVVD from the coding sequence ATGGCAAAAAAGGTAGTTGCACAAGTAAGATTGCAACTTGAAGCAGGAAAAGCTACTCCTGCGCCACCAGTTGGTCCTGCATTAGGTCAACGTGGTGTAAATTTAATGGAATTCTGTAAGAAGTTTAACGCAGCAACTGCTGATAAAGCAGGTATGATAATTCCAGTAATTATTACAGTATACGAAGACAGATCATTTACATTTATTACAAAAACACCACCAGCATCATTCTTGTTGAAAAAAGCTGCAAAAGTAAACTCTGGTTCTCAAGAACCAAAGAGAAAAATGGTAGGAAAAGTAACAAGAGATCAAATTAAAGAAATTGCAGAAATCAAGATGAAAGATTTAAACGCAAATGATATTGAAGCGGCCATGAAGATAATTGAAGGAACCGCAAAAAGTATGGGAATTGAGGTTGTAGACTAA